The proteins below come from a single uncultured delta proteobacterium genomic window:
- the thlA gene encoding Acetyl-CoA acetyltransferase, with protein sequence MSRSAVLVSGARTPIGKCRGSLAEVPASTLASIVMREAVKRAGIEPSELDDVVFGNLLNSEACNMARLAALEAGFPFSVPAVTMDRQCASGLETMAYAAAMIQAGFKDVLLAGGVESDSTRTYIMEKPKAAYQVMPPQWATYRTAPGDLNVPMGITAENVAEACGVTREECDAFAVESHKKAAHAWEQGYFNEQIVPVTIRGKKGDVIVAADECVRKDASLESMAALKPAFKKDGIVTAGNSSPMNDGAGAVVIMEEGRARSGGYAAMFRFKAYAVAGVDPRMMGLGPVEAVRKLFRQTGMTFADIDLVELNEAFAAQSLGCIRELNIPPDKLNVNGGAIALGHPLAGTGGILVTKLMYELVRRGCGVGMVSFCIGGGQGAAAVIERM encoded by the coding sequence ATGAGCAGATCAGCCGTACTCGTATCCGGCGCGCGAACCCCGATCGGCAAGTGCCGCGGTTCGCTGGCCGAGGTACCGGCCAGCACCCTGGCCTCGATCGTGATGCGGGAGGCCGTGAAACGCGCCGGAATCGAGCCGTCGGAGCTCGACGACGTGGTTTTCGGCAACCTTTTGAACAGCGAAGCCTGCAACATGGCCCGCCTGGCGGCTTTGGAAGCGGGGTTCCCGTTCTCCGTCCCGGCGGTCACCATGGACCGGCAATGCGCTTCAGGCCTTGAAACCATGGCGTACGCCGCAGCCATGATCCAGGCCGGTTTCAAGGACGTGCTGCTCGCGGGCGGGGTGGAGAGCGATTCTACCCGGACGTATATTATGGAAAAGCCCAAGGCCGCGTATCAGGTCATGCCGCCGCAATGGGCCACGTACCGCACCGCGCCGGGCGATCTGAACGTGCCCATGGGCATCACGGCGGAGAACGTGGCCGAGGCCTGCGGCGTCACCCGTGAGGAGTGCGACGCCTTTGCCGTGGAAAGCCACAAGAAGGCCGCCCATGCCTGGGAACAAGGCTATTTCAACGAACAGATCGTTCCGGTGACGATCCGGGGGAAAAAGGGGGACGTCATCGTCGCCGCCGACGAATGCGTCCGCAAGGACGCGAGCCTGGAAAGCATGGCCGCGTTGAAGCCCGCCTTCAAGAAGGACGGCATCGTCACGGCGGGCAACAGCTCCCCGATGAACGACGGGGCCGGGGCCGTGGTCATCATGGAGGAGGGCAGGGCCAGAAGCGGCGGGTATGCCGCCATGTTCCGCTTCAAGGCCTATGCCGTGGCGGGCGTGGACCCGCGCATGATGGGCCTGGGCCCCGTGGAGGCTGTCAGAAAACTCTTCAGGCAGACGGGGATGACCTTCGCGGACATCGACCTTGTGGAACTCAACGAGGCGTTTGCCGCCCAGTCGTTGGGCTGCATCAGGGAACTGAATATTCCGCCGGACAAGCTGAACGTGAACGGGGGCGCCATCGCGCTCGGGCATCCGCTGGCCGGCACGGGCGGCATTCTCGTCACCAAGCTGATGTACGAACTGGTGCGGCGCGGTTGCGGCGTGGGGATGGTTTCCTTCTGCATCGGCGGCGGCCAGGGCGCGGCGGCGGTTATTGAGCGCATGTAA
- a CDS encoding Enoyl-CoA hydratase/carnithine racemase, producing the protein MSEYVLYSVENGIGQLSVNRPEVMNALNNEVTNAIGALLDDAAADKNLKVLIVGSKDNFGAGADVDEFVDYTPEQVRQSPLMFACNKLELLPVPTIAAVEGYALGGALELALACDFRIAGAGAQMGFPEINLGLFPGAGGTVRLSRLIGPSRAKDMIFMGKNVDAEAALALGLVNSVAPAGEAGEKAKEMAVRLARKSAPGLAAAKQALAAAAAIPDMLPAVAETTRIFSTLMGTPDQQEGMRAFMEKRRPDFRGQRL; encoded by the coding sequence ATGTCGGAATACGTGCTGTACTCGGTGGAAAATGGAATAGGCCAGTTATCGGTGAATCGGCCCGAGGTCATGAACGCCCTCAACAACGAGGTCACAAACGCGATCGGCGCTCTTCTGGATGACGCGGCCGCGGACAAGAACCTGAAAGTGCTGATCGTGGGAAGCAAGGACAACTTCGGCGCGGGCGCGGACGTGGACGAGTTTGTGGACTACACCCCCGAACAGGTCCGGCAAAGCCCGCTCATGTTCGCCTGCAACAAGCTTGAGCTGCTGCCCGTGCCGACCATCGCGGCTGTTGAGGGATACGCGCTCGGCGGCGCGCTGGAACTCGCCCTGGCCTGCGATTTCAGGATTGCCGGGGCCGGAGCGCAAATGGGCTTCCCCGAGATCAACCTGGGGCTGTTTCCGGGGGCGGGCGGCACCGTGCGCTTGTCGCGGCTTATCGGGCCGTCGCGTGCGAAGGACATGATTTTCATGGGGAAAAATGTGGATGCCGAAGCCGCGCTCGCGCTCGGGCTGGTGAACAGCGTCGCTCCCGCCGGGGAAGCCGGGGAAAAGGCCAAGGAAATGGCCGTGCGGCTGGCCCGTAAATCCGCGCCGGGGCTTGCCGCCGCGAAACAGGCGCTCGCCGCGGCGGCGGCTATTCCGGATATGCTGCCGGCGGTGGCCGAGACAACGAGAATTTTTTCAACGCTGATGGGAACGCCGGACCAGCAGGAAGGCATGCGGGCCTTCATGGAAAAGAGGCGTCCGGATTTCAGGGGGCAGAGGCTCTAG
- a CDS encoding hypothetical protein (Evidence 5 : No homology to any previously reported sequences), with amino-acid sequence MPYPPYIICENKIRIKLHRSKIHAKAGTGFLRMHRPAGAWIVVRARCRRLLDCDRWHNSCFPQ; translated from the coding sequence TTGCCATATCCTCCTTACATTATTTGTGAAAATAAAATCCGCATCAAACTGCATCGCAGCAAGATACATGCCAAGGCCGGGACCGGGTTTTTACGGATGCACCGCCCGGCGGGGGCTTGGATCGTTGTTCGCGCCCGTTGCCGCCGACTCCTCGATTGCGATCGCTGGCACAATAGTTGCTTTCCCCAGTGA
- a CDS encoding putative Crotonase/Enoyl-Coenzyme A (CoA) hydratase superfamily protein (Evidence 3 : Function proposed based on presence of conserved amino acid motif, structural feature or limited homology), producing the protein MKSIESGELLFSVTDGVADIVVNRPEKLNALNTRIVADMHAIITRLDGDNSARVVVIKAACTNNSVYSGSMAGADLDEMTACQGNFDYQAYYSVFANFYRRLRSISQPVVTVINGYAFGGACALAQSSEFVVASDKSVFGMPEINFGFPGGAATFSAQFGRQKAAEITMLGNNFDAQEAYRMLLAYKVVPETELEETVQKICATLKKRSFESLKMGKHIINVSADCGVDEAVNTEIIAASLCLNTEYARNKIDNFMKKQK; encoded by the coding sequence ATGAAGAGCATTGAGTCCGGCGAATTGCTGTTCAGCGTGACTGATGGGGTTGCCGATATCGTGGTGAACAGGCCGGAAAAGCTGAATGCGCTCAATACGCGGATCGTCGCGGACATGCATGCCATCATCACCCGGCTGGACGGCGACAACAGCGCCAGGGTGGTCGTCATCAAAGCCGCGTGCACGAATAATTCCGTATACTCCGGCAGTATGGCCGGGGCGGATTTGGACGAGATGACCGCCTGCCAGGGAAACTTCGACTACCAGGCCTACTATTCCGTTTTCGCCAATTTTTACAGACGCCTTCGCAGCATCAGCCAGCCCGTCGTCACGGTCATCAACGGGTACGCCTTCGGCGGAGCCTGCGCGCTCGCCCAGTCCAGCGAATTCGTTGTTGCCTCGGACAAATCCGTTTTCGGCATGCCGGAAATCAATTTCGGGTTCCCGGGCGGCGCCGCCACGTTTTCCGCCCAGTTCGGACGGCAGAAAGCGGCGGAAATCACCATGCTCGGGAACAATTTCGACGCCCAGGAAGCCTACCGGATGCTGTTGGCCTATAAAGTGGTGCCTGAAACCGAACTTGAGGAAACCGTCCAGAAAATATGCGCGACCCTGAAAAAACGGTCTTTCGAATCCCTGAAAATGGGCAAGCATATTATCAACGTCAGCGCGGATTGCGGGGTGGACGAAGCCGTCAACACGGAAATAATCGCGGCGTCCCTGTGCCTGAACACCGAATACGCCCGGAACAAGATAGACAACTTCATGAAAAAACAAAAATAG
- a CDS encoding Amidohydrolase 3 (fragment), with protein MMHDILVKNGLVIDPLFGSAPVKRDIYIKDGVFAADGGGGKARRTIDAGGCYVSPGFIDAHGHYYKGGSELGGNADIISPPNCVTTVIDAGSAGI; from the coding sequence ATGATGCATGACATACTCGTGAAAAACGGTCTGGTGATCGACCCCTTGTTCGGCAGCGCCCCTGTGAAGCGGGACATCTATATAAAGGACGGCGTCTTCGCGGCAGACGGCGGGGGAGGAAAAGCAAGGCGGACCATAGACGCCGGGGGCTGTTACGTCTCCCCGGGCTTCATCGACGCGCACGGCCACTATTACAAAGGGGGAAGCGAGCTGGGGGGCAACGCGGATATCATTTCCCCGCCGAACTGCGTGACCACGGTCATTGATGCCGGCAGTGCCGGAATTTAG
- a CDS encoding hypothetical protein (Evidence 5 : No homology to any previously reported sequences) — MGVQMPPHEEIQDPAYCDFTKIRNNFLKYGDALVGLKVRVHEDVTGDYGLKALEAAGNVAGALRGEGFTCRLMVHFGNLAEGITLRDVLDRLAPGDVMTHIYRTNGTTIFDDDGQIAACMVKARERGVIFESGCARMHCSLESIKKAMALGFYPNIISTDLIGATFFWKPSFSLAFKMSIYLNAGMPLADIVKAVTLSPAAAYNLQEQAGTLTPGRPADLAVFRIDDRPFQVDDLFGGSLTGDKLLVPMATVKAGSIVFQQVFL; from the coding sequence ATGGGCGTGCAGATGCCCCCTCACGAGGAAATACAGGACCCGGCTTACTGTGACTTTACGAAAATCCGCAACAATTTCCTCAAGTACGGCGACGCGCTTGTGGGCCTCAAGGTCCGGGTGCATGAGGATGTAACCGGCGATTACGGCCTCAAGGCTCTGGAAGCGGCGGGCAACGTGGCCGGAGCCCTGCGTGGGGAAGGGTTTACCTGCCGTCTGATGGTCCATTTCGGCAATCTCGCCGAAGGCATCACCCTGCGGGACGTCCTGGACCGCCTGGCGCCGGGCGATGTCATGACGCATATCTACCGGACGAACGGGACAACCATTTTTGACGACGACGGGCAGATAGCCGCATGCATGGTGAAGGCCAGGGAAAGGGGCGTCATCTTTGAAAGCGGCTGCGCCCGGATGCACTGCAGCCTTGAAAGCATCAAAAAAGCCATGGCGCTGGGGTTTTATCCGAACATCATCAGCACGGACCTTATCGGCGCCACATTTTTCTGGAAACCGTCCTTCAGCCTGGCGTTCAAAATGTCCATCTACCTCAACGCGGGCATGCCGCTGGCCGATATCGTGAAAGCCGTCACCCTTTCCCCGGCGGCCGCTTACAACCTCCAGGAGCAGGCGGGAACACTGACCCCGGGCAGGCCGGCGGACCTGGCGGTATTCCGCATTGACGACAGGCCCTTCCAGGTGGACGATCTCTTCGGGGGCTCGCTGACCGGCGACAAACTCCTCGTCCCCATGGCCACGGTCAAGGCGGGCAGCATCGTGTTCCAGCAGGTTTTCCTGTAA
- a CDS encoding Mandelate racemase/muconate lactonizing enzyme protein, with protein MAKITSIRTIRIAERSNILWVEIETDEGLTGTGEAFRGADAVESVIHNQMSSWLLGQDSRRIELISRTLTTPYVGFASASAEIRAASAIDIALWDLCGKRHGIPVHQALGGASRDVVPVYNTCAGYAYNTSSSSFNAGTARRVIGEKDAMRGPYDDQIAFMNDAGALAESLLAEGYRGMKIWPFDAYAVKTQGTFISLADLEAALEPFRKIREAVGNRIEIMAELHSMWNVQSAIRICRALEEYAVFWAEDPICKMDDIEGLADIRSKTKTPLCGSETLAGLSTYRRMFAHKAVDIAMLDLGWCGGLTQGRKISALAEANGIAITPHDCTGPISLWAGVHLAFHSPVTLFQEVVRAVIATWYRDLVDALPVIAGGGIELPRRSGLGVALRPETAQRADATVVVSR; from the coding sequence GTGGCAAAGATTACATCCATACGGACGATACGCATCGCGGAACGGTCCAACATTCTCTGGGTAGAGATAGAGACGGACGAGGGGTTGACCGGCACCGGCGAGGCGTTTCGCGGCGCGGATGCCGTGGAGAGCGTGATCCATAACCAGATGAGTTCCTGGCTTCTCGGGCAGGACTCCAGGCGCATTGAGCTTATTTCACGGACGCTGACTACCCCGTATGTCGGTTTTGCCAGCGCCAGCGCGGAAATACGGGCAGCGAGCGCCATTGACATCGCGCTTTGGGATCTGTGCGGCAAACGCCACGGCATCCCGGTCCATCAGGCGCTGGGCGGCGCTTCCCGCGACGTTGTTCCGGTCTACAATACCTGCGCGGGCTACGCCTACAACACCAGCAGCAGCTCTTTCAACGCGGGCACCGCCCGCCGGGTCATCGGCGAGAAAGACGCCATGCGCGGCCCGTATGACGATCAGATAGCCTTTATGAACGACGCGGGAGCCCTGGCGGAAAGTCTTCTTGCCGAAGGCTACCGCGGTATGAAGATCTGGCCTTTCGACGCCTATGCCGTCAAAACCCAGGGGACTTTCATCTCCCTGGCGGACCTTGAGGCGGCTCTCGAGCCGTTCCGCAAGATCCGTGAGGCCGTGGGCAACCGCATCGAAATCATGGCCGAGTTGCACAGTATGTGGAATGTGCAGTCCGCCATCCGGATCTGCCGGGCTCTTGAGGAATATGCCGTGTTCTGGGCCGAGGACCCCATCTGCAAGATGGACGATATCGAAGGGCTGGCCGATATCCGGTCGAAAACCAAAACGCCCTTGTGCGGCAGCGAGACGTTGGCGGGCCTCTCGACCTACCGCAGGATGTTCGCGCACAAGGCCGTGGATATCGCCATGCTGGACCTCGGCTGGTGCGGCGGCCTCACGCAGGGGCGGAAAATTTCCGCCCTGGCGGAAGCGAACGGCATTGCCATAACCCCGCATGACTGCACGGGGCCCATCTCACTTTGGGCCGGGGTGCATCTGGCTTTTCATTCGCCCGTAACGCTGTTCCAGGAGGTCGTGCGCGCCGTGATCGCCACCTGGTACAGGGATCTTGTCGACGCGTTGCCGGTGATCGCCGGCGGGGGCATTGAACTTCCCCGGCGTTCCGGGCTGGGGGTGGCCTTGCGCCCGGAAACGGCACAACGGGCAGACGCGACCGTCGTTGTCTCGCGGTAA
- a CDS encoding GntR family transcription regulator protein — protein MEPTPSPNRNVSGPGRADASSQTGRHSRSLVEDVVTQVTRQITSGALVPGEKLPTEQRMMQTLGVSRTVIREAISRLQAAELVETRHGIGTFVRAAKQIPSEQLAESSIVTMYDVLDMLEFRISLETQAAGLAAMKRTEEDLAVFADILAAFVARVREGGNAIQEDLDFHFHLGKSTGNRYFEEVYRFIGQNTIPRTRLKIAQYTADTQETYLMRNHLEHQAVFDAIARQDAESAQAAMRIHLVNSRERLRRALELEGHTSL, from the coding sequence ATGGAACCAACACCCTCACCCAATCGGAACGTATCCGGGCCGGGCCGGGCCGACGCATCCTCCCAGACGGGCCGGCATTCCCGCAGTCTGGTGGAAGACGTCGTTACCCAGGTGACGCGCCAGATAACCTCGGGCGCGCTCGTTCCCGGCGAAAAACTGCCGACGGAGCAGCGGATGATGCAAACGCTCGGCGTGAGCCGGACGGTCATCCGTGAAGCTATTTCCCGCCTTCAGGCGGCGGAGTTGGTCGAAACGCGCCACGGTATCGGAACGTTCGTCCGCGCGGCAAAGCAAATTCCCTCCGAACAACTTGCGGAATCTTCCATCGTGACCATGTACGATGTTCTGGACATGCTGGAATTTCGCATCAGCCTGGAGACCCAGGCCGCGGGCCTGGCCGCGATGAAGCGAACGGAAGAGGACCTGGCCGTATTTGCGGATATTCTCGCGGCATTCGTTGCGCGGGTGCGCGAGGGCGGCAACGCTATCCAGGAAGATCTGGATTTCCATTTTCATTTGGGCAAATCGACCGGAAACCGGTATTTTGAAGAGGTCTACCGGTTCATCGGGCAAAATACCATCCCGCGCACGCGCCTGAAAATCGCCCAGTACACTGCGGATACGCAGGAAACCTACCTGATGCGGAACCACCTGGAGCATCAGGCCGTGTTTGACGCCATCGCCCGGCAGGATGCCGAATCGGCGCAGGCGGCCATGCGGATACATCTGGTGAACAGCAGGGAACGTCTTCGCAGGGCGTTGGAGCTGGAGGGGCATACCTCGCTGTAG